One Desulfuromonas acetoxidans DSM 684 DNA segment encodes these proteins:
- a CDS encoding ABC transporter ATP-binding protein, whose product MLHLDAVSKQFGGLPALSDVTFRVPQGQITALIGPNGAGKSTLINCITGVLTPTCGSISLANGTNSQEISTLPSHAISRLGVARTFQNLKLFERLSVLDNVLAGLNNEAGSSLIMALLRLPYLRHRERQLKLRALEALDRFGLADKADWPAGVMAYGDKKRLELARATVSQPQLILLDEPVAGLNATETLAVEQQLRRLRQEGQTLLLVEHDMELVMGLADQVVVLDSGCVIACGTPDEVQKNPRVLEAYLGSMEATA is encoded by the coding sequence ATGCTGCATCTTGACGCGGTCAGCAAACAGTTCGGCGGCCTGCCCGCTTTGTCCGACGTCACCTTCAGGGTGCCGCAAGGGCAGATCACGGCGCTGATCGGCCCCAATGGTGCGGGTAAAAGCACCCTGATCAATTGCATTACCGGTGTGTTGACGCCAACGTGCGGTTCGATCAGTTTGGCCAACGGAACAAACAGTCAGGAGATCAGCACGTTGCCGTCTCATGCGATCTCTCGACTCGGTGTCGCACGCACCTTTCAGAATCTCAAGTTGTTCGAGCGGCTGTCGGTGCTCGACAATGTGCTGGCCGGGCTCAATAATGAGGCGGGCAGCAGCCTGATCATGGCCCTGCTGCGCCTGCCTTACCTGCGCCATCGCGAACGGCAGCTCAAGCTGCGCGCTCTGGAAGCGCTGGACCGTTTCGGTCTGGCTGACAAGGCCGACTGGCCTGCCGGGGTGATGGCCTATGGCGATAAAAAACGCCTGGAACTGGCGCGCGCCACGGTCAGCCAACCGCAATTGATCCTGCTCGATGAGCCGGTGGCCGGACTCAATGCTACCGAAACTCTGGCCGTGGAACAACAGTTGCGCCGCCTGCGCCAGGAGGGGCAGACGCTGTTACTGGTGGAACACGACATGGAGCTGGTTATGGGCTTAGCTGATCAGGTGGTGGTGCTTGACAGTGGGTGTGTTATTGCTTGTGGCACGCCGGATGAAGTGCAGAAGAATCCTCGGGTGTTGGAGGCTTATTTGGGGAGTATGGAGGCGACGGCGTAA
- a CDS encoding ATP-binding cassette domain-containing protein produces the protein MTAENKTPLLEITNLTAHYGAAQALFGVDLKIHQGETVALVGANGAGKSTLLKCVMGLVTPSGGTIHLDGQPVTGSTPATMVRHGLAFSPEGREVFPHLSVEENLTLGAMALKLRRGEQQTHLDEVYQRFAKLKERRSQLAGTLSGGEQQMLAMGRALMAHPRLLLLDEPSLGLAPKITDEIFAIIHQLSRSGTTILLVEQNAARALSGSDRAYLLANGEMVQQGQSDQLLNDPALRAAFLGAASHDSPQASRLGAAGLTNIRLEKPDMRQQNFMPAFDNAEQLKAHQLAGLQWTVRHAYEGSSFYRQQLDHAGVTPESIVSLDDLQRLPFTDANDLRDGYPFPLRAVPFEQIVRVHASSGTTGKRKVLCYTQKDLDNWTDFFARCYQMAGVTPLDRIQIAVGYGVWTAGMGFQLGCEKIGAMAVPVGPGNIDMQIQFLIDFQSTVFCSTASMALLMAEEIHRRGLADQINVKKIIYGSERSSVSMRRKISELFGGAELFDITGLTELYGPGTGIECSDHDCIHYWGDYYILEIVDPETLQPVPDGEWGEMVVTSLCKEAAPLIRYRTHDITRIIPGSCSCGNPLPRHSRIKGRSDDTIKFRGVNIYPSSLDTILSQVPGLGSEYQIHLSRDDDSARDHMRMVVERGEGVEAGRSAELIHEAVHQIKKQLLVSVELEVVDYGTLPRSEKKSQRVFDTRIQDEIV, from the coding sequence ATGACAGCCGAAAACAAAACTCCACTGCTGGAAATCACCAACCTCACCGCCCACTACGGCGCGGCCCAGGCCCTATTCGGCGTCGATCTAAAAATCCATCAAGGCGAAACCGTTGCCCTGGTCGGCGCCAACGGTGCCGGTAAAAGCACCCTGCTCAAGTGCGTCATGGGCCTGGTCACACCCAGCGGCGGCACCATCCACCTCGACGGCCAGCCGGTCACCGGCAGCACTCCGGCCACCATGGTGCGCCACGGCTTGGCGTTCTCCCCGGAAGGGCGCGAAGTGTTTCCGCACCTCAGTGTCGAGGAAAACCTCACCCTCGGTGCCATGGCCCTTAAACTAAGGCGTGGCGAACAACAGACCCACCTCGATGAAGTCTATCAACGCTTTGCCAAGCTCAAGGAGCGGCGTAGCCAACTGGCTGGCACCCTGTCCGGTGGTGAACAGCAGATGCTGGCCATGGGCCGGGCATTGATGGCCCACCCGCGCTTGTTGCTGCTCGACGAACCGAGCCTTGGCCTGGCACCGAAAATCACCGATGAAATCTTTGCCATTATCCACCAACTGTCGCGCAGCGGCACCACCATCCTGCTGGTGGAGCAAAACGCCGCCCGTGCCCTGAGCGGTTCCGACCGTGCCTATCTGCTGGCCAACGGTGAGATGGTCCAGCAGGGGCAAAGCGACCAGTTACTTAATGACCCCGCGTTACGTGCCGCCTTTTTGGGGGCGGCCAGCCATGACAGCCCACAGGCCAGCCGCCTCGGCGCCGCCGGTCTGACCAATATCCGTCTGGAGAAACCCGATATGCGTCAACAGAACTTTATGCCCGCGTTTGACAACGCAGAACAACTTAAAGCCCACCAGCTGGCCGGTCTGCAGTGGACCGTGCGTCATGCCTATGAAGGGTCGAGCTTTTACCGCCAGCAACTTGATCATGCCGGGGTGACACCGGAGAGCATCGTCAGCCTTGATGACCTGCAACGCCTGCCGTTCACCGATGCCAACGACCTGCGCGACGGCTACCCGTTTCCGCTGCGTGCCGTCCCCTTTGAGCAGATTGTCCGTGTTCACGCCAGCTCCGGCACCACCGGCAAACGCAAGGTGCTGTGCTACACTCAGAAAGATCTCGACAACTGGACTGACTTTTTCGCCCGCTGCTACCAGATGGCCGGAGTGACGCCGCTGGACCGCATCCAGATCGCCGTTGGTTACGGTGTGTGGACGGCCGGTATGGGCTTCCAGCTCGGCTGTGAGAAGATCGGCGCCATGGCCGTGCCGGTCGGGCCGGGCAACATTGACATGCAGATCCAGTTCCTGATCGATTTCCAGTCGACGGTGTTCTGCTCTACGGCCTCCATGGCGTTGTTGATGGCCGAAGAGATTCACCGTCGCGGTCTGGCCGACCAGATCAATGTCAAGAAGATCATCTATGGTTCCGAGCGCTCGTCGGTGTCGATGCGGCGCAAGATTTCCGAGCTGTTCGGCGGTGCCGAGTTGTTTGATATCACTGGCTTAACCGAATTGTACGGCCCCGGAACAGGCATCGAGTGCTCCGATCACGACTGCATCCACTACTGGGGTGACTATTATATTCTGGAGATTGTCGACCCGGAAACCCTGCAACCGGTGCCTGACGGTGAATGGGGTGAGATGGTGGTGACCAGTTTGTGCAAAGAGGCAGCACCGTTGATTCGCTATCGCACCCACGATATCACCCGCATTATCCCTGGCTCCTGCAGTTGCGGCAATCCGCTGCCGCGCCATTCGCGTATCAAAGGCCGCTCCGACGACACCATCAAATTCCGCGGTGTCAACATCTACCCGAGCAGCCTCGACACGATTCTCTCCCAGGTGCCGGGGCTGGGCAGTGAGTATCAGATTCACCTCAGCCGCGACGACGACTCAGCCCGCGACCACATGCGCATGGTGGTGGAACGCGGCGAGGGCGTGGAGGCCGGACGCAGTGCCGAGCTGATTCACGAGGCGGTGCATCAGATCAAGAAGCAACTTCTGGTCAGTGTGGAGCTGGAGGTGGTCGATTACGGCACGTTGCCGCGTTCGGAGAAGAAGAGTCAGCGGGTGTTTGATACGCGGATTCAGGATGAGATTGTCTGA
- a CDS encoding SagB/ThcOx family dehydrogenase, with translation MPLPTLEQQRAFLKDNLRQQINFYVTDQNRGIDPPPLQRSPRPEQTLVPLPEVDLEQFHGTDILAAIANRESRRRYLATPLTRQELGLLLWATQGVREELGEGHALRTVPSAGCRHAFESYVLVSAVDGLENGIYRYLPLQHALVCERSVHDFRDELSAATFHQVFISRAPVVFAWTVIPYRMEWRYDLAAHRVIAFDVGHVCQNLYLACESIGAGTCAIAAYDQGLMDNLIGVDGHDEFVLYLAPVGKV, from the coding sequence ATGCCTCTTCCCACACTTGAGCAACAACGGGCTTTTCTCAAAGACAACCTGCGTCAGCAGATCAATTTTTACGTGACGGATCAAAACCGCGGTATCGACCCACCGCCACTGCAGCGATCTCCCCGACCGGAACAGACGCTTGTGCCTCTTCCGGAGGTTGATTTGGAACAGTTTCACGGCACCGATATTCTTGCTGCCATTGCCAACCGGGAGAGCCGTCGACGCTATTTGGCCACGCCATTGACCCGCCAAGAACTGGGCTTGCTGTTGTGGGCCACCCAGGGAGTACGTGAAGAGCTTGGCGAGGGCCATGCGTTGCGCACCGTACCGTCTGCCGGCTGTCGTCATGCATTTGAAAGTTATGTGCTGGTCTCCGCCGTTGACGGACTGGAAAACGGCATCTACCGCTATCTGCCCCTGCAACACGCCCTGGTGTGTGAACGTTCGGTTCACGATTTTCGTGACGAGCTTTCGGCGGCCACTTTTCATCAGGTGTTCATCAGTCGGGCTCCGGTGGTTTTTGCCTGGACCGTGATCCCCTATCGCATGGAATGGCGCTACGATCTGGCAGCGCATCGGGTGATTGCTTTTGATGTCGGCCATGTTTGCCAGAATCTCTATCTGGCCTGTGAATCGATCGGGGCCGGGACCTGTGCCATTGCCGCCTATGATCAGGGATTGATGGATAACCTGATCGGTGTCGACGGCCATGACGAGTTTGTCCTTTACCTGGCTCCGGTTGGAAAAGTGTAA
- a CDS encoding EAL domain-containing protein yields the protein MNRVRGFLHSAWLVLVVGFLSVPAGVWAQPETSSSNASRLIRVGLYDNPPKICRDTTGRPSGLFIDLLENMARSEGWQLEYVDCTWNDCLDKLQSGDIDLMPDVARTAARAQRFDFHTIPVVHSWSSLWSHKKIEISDWMDLKGKRIAILSGAVQQDALIRILNGFSIPFEQVPVNSMAEGFQAVVSGDADVTVANSFFGGIYGRRYGLRENPVIFDPSSLFYATTKGHNTAVLNRIDDYLSQWRSEQGSIYYQSLKQAMSRPPAPVLPRQWLRALISGAVLLLFLLIITALLRWQVRRKTEELRRFKQRFEYLQKASPVVLFNLALPTGRAPEVLWVSDNITRLFGFTPEQTYQPGWWQSIIHPGDLQQLEANMRSMPKIGHGSVEYRLYDNDGTLRYVREELQFLPATATSPAQVVGSWNDITTSREQQDQLSFLTHYDPLTQLPNRTLLHLQLQDALAHIETGQDQLAILNLDLDHFKKINETFGFDFGDKILRQTAGRLKHLLRLEDSIARMGADEFVIIIQGENIAELASSISRRILHRLGTPLNIEDQELIVTTSVGISLFPEDGADPETLLKNAEIARYAAKRQGRNRLHFFSSQLSDNVRENLVMESALRNAIERKELVLHYQPQLDLNSGDLVGVEALVRWQRPEIGLVPPGLFIPLAEEIGLINDIGLWVLEEACRQTIDWDRQGYHVPRMAVNLAVQQIESGHLPQQVLQILQYTGLPAQRLELEVTESAIMIEPKKAADALLEFQSMGIRLAIDDFGTGYSSLAYLKRLPLDRLKIDRSFVMDIGTNAGDDIISRAIINLSNSLGMDTVAEGIENTDQLEFLRREGCEIGQGYLFSKPLPADAVMAFMDKNPSDWS from the coding sequence TTGAATCGTGTTCGTGGTTTCCTCCACAGTGCATGGCTTGTCTTGGTGGTTGGCTTTTTGTCAGTCCCTGCAGGCGTGTGGGCACAACCTGAAACATCCTCCTCAAATGCTTCACGACTCATTCGTGTCGGCCTGTATGACAACCCGCCCAAGATCTGCCGCGACACCACGGGTCGTCCCTCCGGTCTGTTCATCGACCTGCTGGAAAATATGGCAAGAAGCGAAGGCTGGCAGCTCGAATACGTCGATTGCACCTGGAATGACTGTCTGGACAAACTCCAATCCGGCGATATCGACTTAATGCCTGATGTCGCTCGCACAGCAGCACGCGCGCAACGCTTTGATTTCCACACCATCCCTGTTGTTCATAGCTGGTCAAGTCTGTGGAGTCACAAAAAAATTGAAATCTCCGACTGGATGGATCTAAAAGGGAAGCGGATCGCTATCCTGTCCGGTGCGGTTCAGCAGGATGCGTTAATTCGCATTCTTAACGGATTTTCCATTCCATTTGAGCAGGTCCCGGTCAACAGCATGGCCGAAGGGTTTCAAGCTGTCGTCAGCGGTGATGCCGATGTCACTGTGGCCAACAGTTTCTTTGGCGGAATTTACGGTCGTCGCTATGGATTGCGGGAAAATCCGGTGATCTTTGATCCAAGCAGTCTTTTTTATGCGACGACCAAGGGGCACAATACGGCCGTTCTCAACCGTATTGACGACTACCTGTCACAATGGCGCAGCGAGCAGGGCTCCATCTACTATCAATCACTGAAACAAGCCATGTCCCGGCCTCCCGCTCCGGTGTTACCTCGCCAATGGCTGCGCGCTCTGATCAGCGGCGCAGTATTGCTGCTGTTCCTCCTGATCATCACAGCACTATTACGCTGGCAGGTTCGCCGCAAAACGGAGGAACTTCGTCGCTTCAAGCAACGCTTTGAATATCTGCAAAAAGCCAGCCCCGTGGTCCTGTTCAACCTTGCCCTGCCTACCGGTCGCGCGCCTGAAGTGCTCTGGGTCAGTGACAATATCACCCGCCTGTTCGGCTTCACTCCTGAACAAACCTATCAGCCGGGCTGGTGGCAAAGCATCATTCATCCGGGTGACCTACAACAGCTTGAGGCCAACATGCGTTCCATGCCGAAAATAGGCCATGGCAGCGTTGAATACCGTCTATATGACAATGATGGCACATTGCGTTATGTGCGCGAGGAACTCCAGTTTCTCCCAGCAACGGCAACCAGTCCGGCTCAAGTGGTCGGCAGTTGGAATGACATCACGACAAGCCGCGAGCAGCAGGACCAGCTCAGCTTCCTGACCCATTACGATCCGTTGACCCAACTGCCCAACCGCACGCTGTTACACCTGCAACTGCAGGACGCGCTGGCCCACATTGAAACAGGTCAGGATCAATTGGCAATCCTGAATCTTGACCTGGACCATTTCAAAAAGATCAACGAAACCTTCGGTTTTGACTTTGGCGATAAAATTTTGCGCCAGACGGCCGGACGCTTAAAGCACCTGCTCCGTCTCGAAGACAGTATTGCCCGCATGGGTGCCGATGAATTCGTCATCATTATTCAGGGTGAAAACATTGCCGAGCTGGCCTCCAGTATCAGTCGTCGCATCCTCCATCGTCTGGGAACGCCTCTGAATATTGAAGATCAGGAACTCATCGTAACAACCAGCGTCGGAATCAGCCTGTTTCCAGAGGATGGTGCTGACCCCGAAACCTTGTTGAAAAATGCCGAAATTGCCCGTTATGCAGCGAAACGCCAGGGCCGCAACCGACTGCACTTTTTCTCGTCCCAGCTCTCGGACAATGTCCGGGAAAATCTGGTCATGGAAAGTGCGCTGCGCAACGCGATTGAACGCAAAGAACTGGTGCTCCACTATCAGCCGCAACTGGACTTGAATTCAGGGGATCTGGTCGGCGTTGAAGCGTTGGTGCGTTGGCAGCGGCCAGAGATCGGCCTGGTCCCGCCAGGACTGTTCATTCCTCTGGCCGAAGAGATCGGTCTGATCAACGACATCGGCCTGTGGGTACTCGAAGAGGCATGTCGACAGACCATCGACTGGGACCGGCAGGGCTATCATGTGCCGCGCATGGCCGTGAATCTGGCCGTTCAACAGATCGAAAGCGGCCACCTACCTCAGCAGGTGTTACAGATCCTGCAATACACCGGCTTACCGGCACAACGTTTGGAACTTGAAGTGACTGAGTCGGCCATCATGATTGAACCGAAAAAAGCCGCTGACGCCCTGCTGGAATTTCAGAGCATGGGCATCCGTCTGGCGATTGACGACTTTGGCACCGGCTATTCCAGTCTGGCGTATTTGAAACGACTGCCGCTGGACCGCCTGAAAATCGACCGCTCATTTGTCATGGATATCGGCACCAACGCCGGTGACGACATCATCAGTCGCGCCATTATCAACCTGTCCAACAGCCTGGGTATGGACACCGTTGCCGAGGGGATTGAAAATACAGACCAGTTGGAATTTCTGCGCCGGGAAGGCTGCGAAATCGGTCAGGGCTACCTGTTCAGCAAGCCCTTACCAGCAGACGCTGTGATGGCCTTTATGGATAAAAACCCCAGCGACTGGTCATAA
- a CDS encoding sigma-54 interaction domain-containing protein has product MTQLTDNPVHVQTILDSVADGVFTVDPQLRITSFNHAAEEITGFSRAEALGQPCCEIFRTNVCFDQCPLRKAFASGENITNIEVDVLDRHNREIPISVNASVLRDERGDVIGGVETFRDLSQLRALANEVQKQFSFHDMISRNPRMQQLFDILPDVANSDATVLLHGASGTGKELFARAIHNLSTRNNQPLVVINCGALPEQLLEAEIFGVRKGAYTGAIANRKGRLALAEGGTLFLDEIGDLPLSLQVKLLRVLENNEYQALGSDETRRADVRFVAASHRDLAHLVEEKRFRQDLYYRLNVVALHIPPLSERDEDIPLLLDMALQRFCHKHGKKIVRFSQPALEQLLAYPYEGNVRELLNIVERAVILCRGSQIEVMHIPALTSNALALKKNRCPDKDALSHLLQRFQGNRQQLAQHLGIDRTTLWRWLKKHQLN; this is encoded by the coding sequence ATGACCCAACTGACCGACAATCCCGTTCATGTCCAAACCATCCTCGACAGCGTTGCTGATGGGGTGTTTACTGTTGACCCACAGCTCCGCATCACTTCGTTTAATCACGCAGCTGAGGAGATCACTGGGTTCAGCCGGGCCGAGGCTCTCGGTCAACCGTGTTGTGAGATCTTTCGCACCAACGTCTGTTTTGATCAATGTCCCTTGCGTAAGGCTTTTGCCAGCGGAGAGAACATCACCAATATTGAGGTGGATGTGCTCGACCGCCACAACCGTGAAATCCCTATTTCGGTCAATGCCTCTGTCTTGCGTGATGAACGCGGCGATGTAATCGGCGGTGTTGAAACCTTTCGTGATCTGTCGCAACTGCGTGCTTTGGCCAATGAGGTGCAGAAGCAGTTCAGTTTTCATGACATGATCAGCCGCAACCCACGCATGCAACAGTTATTTGACATCCTGCCCGATGTCGCCAACAGCGATGCCACGGTTTTGCTCCATGGAGCCAGCGGCACCGGCAAGGAGTTGTTTGCCCGGGCCATCCACAATCTCAGTACACGTAACAACCAACCACTGGTGGTGATCAACTGCGGTGCTTTGCCGGAACAATTGCTTGAAGCGGAAATTTTCGGGGTGCGTAAAGGCGCCTACACCGGCGCGATCGCCAACCGCAAAGGCCGCCTCGCCCTGGCAGAGGGCGGCACTCTGTTTCTTGATGAGATTGGCGATTTACCTCTGTCGCTCCAGGTCAAACTGTTGCGGGTGTTGGAAAACAATGAGTATCAGGCGCTGGGAAGCGACGAAACCCGTCGCGCCGATGTCCGTTTTGTCGCGGCCAGCCACCGTGACCTCGCCCATCTGGTCGAAGAGAAACGTTTTCGCCAAGACCTTTACTATCGCCTCAACGTTGTTGCCCTGCATATCCCGCCCCTGAGTGAGCGCGATGAAGATATTCCGTTGCTGCTGGACATGGCATTGCAACGGTTTTGCCACAAGCATGGCAAGAAGATAGTTCGTTTCAGCCAACCGGCTCTGGAACAACTGTTGGCCTATCCCTACGAAGGCAATGTCCGTGAGTTGCTGAACATTGTGGAACGGGCAGTGATTTTATGCCGCGGCTCTCAAATTGAAGTGATGCACATTCCAGCACTCACATCGAACGCTCTTGCGCTTAAGAAAAACCGCTGTCCGGATAAGGACGCCTTGTCCCATCTGCTTCAACGTTTCCAAGGAAACCGTCAACAACTGGCACAACATCTCGGCATTGACCGCACCACCCTGTGGCGTTGGCTGAAAAAACATCAGCTTAACTGA
- a CDS encoding NifB/NifX family molybdenum-iron cluster-binding protein has translation MSALSPETIRIAIPSYDRRVSPRFDQAREFHIADIDLRHRQCRELSALVCPQPPYTIGDWLSELGTHGVICSGIHQHHQHQLLQLGIWLIWGISGEIDSILDHWLQSDELQSLINELPKEKTLVCQAH, from the coding sequence ATGTCTGCGTTATCTCCCGAAACTATACGGATAGCCATTCCCAGCTATGACAGACGCGTATCTCCCCGTTTTGATCAGGCGCGCGAATTTCATATTGCGGATATTGACTTACGCCATCGTCAATGTCGCGAGCTCAGTGCGCTCGTCTGTCCTCAGCCTCCTTACACGATCGGCGACTGGCTTAGCGAATTGGGAACACACGGGGTTATCTGTTCGGGAATTCACCAGCATCACCAGCACCAACTTCTGCAGCTGGGGATCTGGTTGATCTGGGGAATCAGCGGTGAGATCGATTCCATTCTCGACCACTGGTTGCAAAGTGACGAATTGCAATCCCTGATCAATGAATTGCCGAAAGAAAAAACCTTAGTGTGCCAGGCGCACTAA
- a CDS encoding nitroreductase family protein — protein MFLELLRQRRSIRKFTNTPLTNTQLSVLQEAVLRAPSSRSRDPWQFIFVTDRQKRQALSQAKPHGAGFLAEAAVAVIVCADPRCCDVWIEDCSIAAFILQLTAQDLGLGSCWAQIRCREHDDTTDAESYVRRVAGIPEHLRIDAIIGIGEADEEKEGHPEDELRQERIHWQSYRSDT, from the coding sequence ATGTTCCTGGAGTTACTCCGCCAACGGCGCAGTATTCGCAAATTCACCAACACCCCGTTAACAAATACGCAACTGAGCGTGCTGCAAGAAGCCGTGTTGCGTGCACCGAGTTCACGTAGCCGCGATCCCTGGCAATTCATCTTCGTTACGGATCGTCAAAAGCGACAGGCCCTTTCCCAGGCCAAGCCCCATGGTGCCGGGTTTCTCGCCGAGGCCGCCGTGGCCGTCATCGTGTGTGCCGACCCGCGGTGCTGTGACGTGTGGATCGAGGACTGTTCCATTGCCGCATTTATTTTACAACTGACGGCTCAGGATCTTGGACTCGGCAGTTGCTGGGCACAAATCCGTTGTCGTGAGCACGACGACACAACAGATGCAGAAAGTTACGTGCGCCGGGTAGCAGGCATTCCCGAACACCTGCGCATTGATGCCATTATCGGCATCGGTGAGGCTGATGAGGAAAAAGAGGGGCATCCTGAAGATGAGCTGCGTCAGGAGCGCATCCACTGGCAGAGCTACCGCTCGGACACATAA
- a CDS encoding nitroreductase family protein, giving the protein MLKDLLLRNRSYRRFHADKAISEEQLTELVELTRYCGCVANLQPLRYLLSVDKERNDRIFNYLGWAGYLKDWKGPAENERPSGYIVIIGDKTISDRFDGDSGIAAQSILLGAVEKGLGGCMIGSIQKQKFREEFKIPTRFEIVMVIALGYPAEEVRLVDKEESGDIKYWRDESGVHYVPKRTMDHLVLSWIN; this is encoded by the coding sequence ATGCTGAAAGATTTGTTGCTTAGAAATCGCAGCTATCGACGTTTTCATGCGGACAAGGCGATTAGCGAAGAGCAATTGACTGAACTGGTTGAGTTGACCCGTTATTGTGGCTGTGTCGCCAATCTGCAGCCGCTGCGTTATCTGTTGTCAGTCGACAAAGAACGTAATGATCGGATTTTCAACTACCTGGGTTGGGCCGGCTATCTCAAGGATTGGAAAGGTCCGGCGGAAAACGAGCGACCGAGCGGCTATATTGTTATCATTGGTGACAAAACCATCAGTGATCGTTTTGACGGCGATTCAGGGATTGCCGCCCAGAGCATTTTGCTTGGCGCGGTCGAAAAAGGTCTCGGTGGCTGTATGATTGGCTCCATTCAAAAGCAGAAATTTCGTGAGGAATTCAAAATCCCCACCCGTTTTGAAATTGTTATGGTGATCGCTCTGGGCTACCCCGCTGAAGAGGTCCGCCTGGTCGATAAAGAGGAGAGTGGCGACATTAAATACTGGCGTGACGAGTCCGGAGTCCATTATGTGCCCAAGCGCACCATGGATCACCTGGTTCTCAGTTGGATCAACTGA
- a CDS encoding DUF445 family protein: MLSQFDSYLPWLLPPLLGAIIGYVTNYIAIRMLFRPLRPWRICGLRVPLTPGIIPSQRHKLARKMGEMVGDHLLTSDDIADTLDKEGFRKKLLSAVEEKLDQFICRDLSAPISLLPSQFHDRLADILETVRWKLLRALTRQLESEQGRQQLTRFCQEYLDVLLSYRLKDLMDHPSQTIQGFAGKKIEHWLDKEQLEGWLDRFIDQRLQQLIDNQQCLNDLLPGELVDGVLELVEQELPAIIEQLSAMLDDPEVREQLQDKIRDAIANLIDSIDGLSALIGALFDMEKIYAKLPGFMDKAAVELKEWLASESVRQQISSKLRDQLNEWLNQPLSRLLEKVPYERVVRIRGQVSHRVCDWLTGDTVRHQLLNAVEKGVETIEGRPLSDWIDPLLPEQGREKVAGLISTAIVDQLSRESVQHSVEGFLKNRMTYFIYQRPLGQLSRYLPSDGREELAVGLFDQLVVLLKKEIPPLVETLNICQIVEDKVNSLDILKVEGLLMGIMKEQFKYINLFGALLGMLIGLLNLVLLQM, from the coding sequence ATGCTGTCACAGTTCGATTCTTACCTGCCCTGGCTGCTCCCGCCGTTATTGGGCGCTATCATCGGTTATGTCACCAATTATATTGCGATTCGCATGCTGTTCCGGCCCTTGAGGCCCTGGCGTATTTGCGGCCTGCGCGTTCCCTTGACTCCGGGCATCATCCCTTCGCAACGCCATAAATTGGCGCGGAAAATGGGCGAGATGGTCGGAGATCATCTGCTAACCAGTGACGATATTGCCGACACCCTCGACAAGGAGGGGTTCCGTAAAAAACTGCTGTCAGCTGTCGAGGAGAAACTCGATCAATTTATCTGTCGCGACCTCAGCGCGCCCATCAGCCTTCTCCCGTCCCAGTTTCATGACCGCCTTGCCGACATACTGGAAACCGTCCGCTGGAAGCTGCTGCGTGCATTGACTCGCCAACTCGAATCAGAGCAGGGGCGGCAACAGTTAACCCGTTTTTGCCAGGAATATCTCGATGTTCTGCTGAGCTATCGTCTCAAGGACCTGATGGATCATCCCAGCCAGACGATTCAGGGATTTGCCGGAAAAAAGATTGAACACTGGCTCGACAAAGAGCAGCTGGAGGGCTGGCTGGACCGTTTTATCGATCAACGCCTGCAACAATTGATCGACAACCAGCAATGCCTCAATGACCTGCTCCCCGGCGAACTGGTGGATGGTGTCCTCGAACTGGTGGAGCAGGAATTGCCGGCAATCATTGAACAACTTTCCGCCATGCTTGACGATCCGGAGGTTCGCGAGCAGTTGCAGGATAAAATCCGTGATGCCATTGCCAACCTCATTGACTCCATTGATGGCCTTTCCGCCTTGATCGGCGCGCTGTTTGACATGGAAAAGATCTACGCCAAGTTGCCCGGCTTTATGGACAAAGCAGCTGTGGAGCTGAAAGAGTGGCTGGCATCGGAGTCGGTTCGGCAACAAATTAGCTCGAAATTACGCGACCAACTCAACGAATGGCTGAATCAGCCGCTGAGTCGTTTACTGGAAAAAGTGCCTTACGAACGGGTGGTGCGCATCCGTGGTCAGGTCAGCCATCGTGTCTGTGACTGGCTGACTGGTGACACTGTGCGCCACCAGTTGCTCAATGCCGTGGAGAAGGGGGTGGAAACCATTGAAGGGCGACCGCTGTCCGACTGGATTGATCCATTGCTCCCGGAGCAGGGCAGGGAGAAAGTGGCCGGCCTGATCAGCACGGCCATTGTCGATCAGCTCAGCCGTGAATCGGTGCAGCACAGCGTTGAAGGATTTCTGAAAAACCGCATGACCTATTTTATCTACCAGCGTCCCCTTGGCCAATTAAGCCGCTACCTACCCAGTGACGGGCGTGAGGAGCTGGCCGTCGGCCTGTTCGATCAACTGGTGGTACTGTTGAAGAAGGAGATCCCGCCGCTGGTGGAAACCCTCAACATCTGCCAGATCGTTGAGGATAAGGTCAACTCGCTGGATATTCTCAAGGTGGAAGGGCTGCTCATGGGGATCATGAAAGAGCAGTTCAAGTACATCAACCTGTTTGGGGCTCTGCTCGGTATGTTGATCGGGCTGCTTAATCTGGTGCTATTGCAGATGTAA